A genomic stretch from Alosa sapidissima isolate fAloSap1 chromosome 3, fAloSap1.pri, whole genome shotgun sequence includes:
- the pitpnc1a gene encoding cytoplasmic phosphatidylinositol transfer protein 1 isoform X2 — MLMKEYRICMPLTVEEYRIGQLYMISKHSLEQSERGEGVEVVQNEPYEDPTHGLGQFTEKRVYLNNKLPSWARAVVPRIFYVTEKAWNYYPHTITEYTCSFLPKFSIHIETKYEDNKGSNDNIFDTVEKDETTEMCFIDIAYDEIPERHYKESEDLRYFTSEKTSRGMLKEDWRDTHEPIMCSYKLVTVKFEVWGLQTRVEQFVHKIVREVLLLGHRQAFAWVDEWIDMSMEEVREYERVTQEATNKKIGSFPPAITISQTPLASCGPSSAPTTPLSTEPPDFLPVPKDRPRKKSAPETLTLPDPARRRSSSYRLPSLFSWPSSSQNE, encoded by the exons TACAGGATAGGCCAGCTGTACATGATCAGCAAGCACAGTCTGGAGCAGAGCGAGCGAGGGGAGGGTGTGGAGGTCGTCCAGAACGAGCCCTACGAGGACCCCACGCACGGCTTGGGCCAGTTCACCGAGAAGCGGGTCTATCTCAACAA CAAGCTGCCAAGCTGGGCAAGAGCAGTGGTCCCCAGAATATTCTATGTGACAGAGAAGGCCTGGAACTACTatccacacacaatcacag AGTACACA TGCTCATTTCTGCCAAAGTTCTCCATTCATATAGAAACTAAGTATGAGGACAACAAAGGCAGCAACGACAAC ATTTTCGACACCGTTGAGAAGGATGAGACAACGGAGATGTGCTTCATTGACATCGCCTATGACGAGATCCCTGAACGCCATTACAAAGAgtcagag GACCTCCGCTACTTCACGTCAGAAAAGACATCAAGGGGCATGCTGAAGGAGGACTGGAGGGACACCCATGAGCCCATCATGTGCTCCTACAAACTGGTGACCGTCAAGTTTGAAGTGTGGGGCCTACAGACCCGTGTGGAACAGTTTGTTCACAAG ATTGTTAGGGAGGTCCTTCTGTTGGGTCACAGGCAAGCATTTGCTTGGGTTGATGAATGGATTG ACATGTCCATGGAGGAGGTGCGGGAGTATGAGCGTGTCACACAGGAGGCCACCAACAAAAAGATCGGCTCCTTCCCCCCTGCCATTACCATCAGCCAGACCCCACTGGCATCCTGCGGCCCCTCCAGCGCGcccaccacccccctctccACCGAGCCCCCTGACTTCCTGCCCGTGCCCAAGGACCGGCCCCGCAAGAAGTCAGCCCCCGAGACGCTCACGCTCCCCGACCCAGCACGCCGCCGAAGCTCCTCTTACCGGCTGCCCAGTTTGTTCTCTTGGCCCAGCTCGTCCCAGAACGAGTGA
- the pitpnc1a gene encoding cytoplasmic phosphatidylinositol transfer protein 1 isoform X3, producing MISKHSLEQSERGEGVEVVQNEPYEDPTHGLGQFTEKRVYLNNKLPSWARAVVPRIFYVTEKAWNYYPHTITEYTVSTFHSLPSSLQCSFLPKFSIHIETKYEDNKGSNDNIFDTVEKDETTEMCFIDIAYDEIPERHYKESEDLRYFTSEKTSRGMLKEDWRDTHEPIMCSYKLVTVKFEVWGLQTRVEQFVHKIVREVLLLGHRQAFAWVDEWIDMSMEEVREYERVTQEATNKKIGSFPPAITISQTPLASCGPSSAPTTPLSTEPPDFLPVPKDRPRKKSAPETLTLPDPARRRSSSYRLPSLFSWPSSSQNE from the exons ATGATCAGCAAGCACAGTCTGGAGCAGAGCGAGCGAGGGGAGGGTGTGGAGGTCGTCCAGAACGAGCCCTACGAGGACCCCACGCACGGCTTGGGCCAGTTCACCGAGAAGCGGGTCTATCTCAACAA CAAGCTGCCAAGCTGGGCAAGAGCAGTGGTCCCCAGAATATTCTATGTGACAGAGAAGGCCTGGAACTACTatccacacacaatcacag AGTACACAGTGAGTACCTtccactctctcccttcatctctccag TGCTCATTTCTGCCAAAGTTCTCCATTCATATAGAAACTAAGTATGAGGACAACAAAGGCAGCAACGACAAC ATTTTCGACACCGTTGAGAAGGATGAGACAACGGAGATGTGCTTCATTGACATCGCCTATGACGAGATCCCTGAACGCCATTACAAAGAgtcagag GACCTCCGCTACTTCACGTCAGAAAAGACATCAAGGGGCATGCTGAAGGAGGACTGGAGGGACACCCATGAGCCCATCATGTGCTCCTACAAACTGGTGACCGTCAAGTTTGAAGTGTGGGGCCTACAGACCCGTGTGGAACAGTTTGTTCACAAG ATTGTTAGGGAGGTCCTTCTGTTGGGTCACAGGCAAGCATTTGCTTGGGTTGATGAATGGATTG ACATGTCCATGGAGGAGGTGCGGGAGTATGAGCGTGTCACACAGGAGGCCACCAACAAAAAGATCGGCTCCTTCCCCCCTGCCATTACCATCAGCCAGACCCCACTGGCATCCTGCGGCCCCTCCAGCGCGcccaccacccccctctccACCGAGCCCCCTGACTTCCTGCCCGTGCCCAAGGACCGGCCCCGCAAGAAGTCAGCCCCCGAGACGCTCACGCTCCCCGACCCAGCACGCCGCCGAAGCTCCTCTTACCGGCTGCCCAGTTTGTTCTCTTGGCCCAGCTCGTCCCAGAACGAGTGA
- the pitpnc1a gene encoding cytoplasmic phosphatidylinositol transfer protein 1 isoform X1: protein MLMKEYRICMPLTVEEYRIGQLYMISKHSLEQSERGEGVEVVQNEPYEDPTHGLGQFTEKRVYLNNKLPSWARAVVPRIFYVTEKAWNYYPHTITEYTVSTFHSLPSSLQCSFLPKFSIHIETKYEDNKGSNDNIFDTVEKDETTEMCFIDIAYDEIPERHYKESEDLRYFTSEKTSRGMLKEDWRDTHEPIMCSYKLVTVKFEVWGLQTRVEQFVHKIVREVLLLGHRQAFAWVDEWIDMSMEEVREYERVTQEATNKKIGSFPPAITISQTPLASCGPSSAPTTPLSTEPPDFLPVPKDRPRKKSAPETLTLPDPARRRSSSYRLPSLFSWPSSSQNE from the exons TACAGGATAGGCCAGCTGTACATGATCAGCAAGCACAGTCTGGAGCAGAGCGAGCGAGGGGAGGGTGTGGAGGTCGTCCAGAACGAGCCCTACGAGGACCCCACGCACGGCTTGGGCCAGTTCACCGAGAAGCGGGTCTATCTCAACAA CAAGCTGCCAAGCTGGGCAAGAGCAGTGGTCCCCAGAATATTCTATGTGACAGAGAAGGCCTGGAACTACTatccacacacaatcacag AGTACACAGTGAGTACCTtccactctctcccttcatctctccag TGCTCATTTCTGCCAAAGTTCTCCATTCATATAGAAACTAAGTATGAGGACAACAAAGGCAGCAACGACAAC ATTTTCGACACCGTTGAGAAGGATGAGACAACGGAGATGTGCTTCATTGACATCGCCTATGACGAGATCCCTGAACGCCATTACAAAGAgtcagag GACCTCCGCTACTTCACGTCAGAAAAGACATCAAGGGGCATGCTGAAGGAGGACTGGAGGGACACCCATGAGCCCATCATGTGCTCCTACAAACTGGTGACCGTCAAGTTTGAAGTGTGGGGCCTACAGACCCGTGTGGAACAGTTTGTTCACAAG ATTGTTAGGGAGGTCCTTCTGTTGGGTCACAGGCAAGCATTTGCTTGGGTTGATGAATGGATTG ACATGTCCATGGAGGAGGTGCGGGAGTATGAGCGTGTCACACAGGAGGCCACCAACAAAAAGATCGGCTCCTTCCCCCCTGCCATTACCATCAGCCAGACCCCACTGGCATCCTGCGGCCCCTCCAGCGCGcccaccacccccctctccACCGAGCCCCCTGACTTCCTGCCCGTGCCCAAGGACCGGCCCCGCAAGAAGTCAGCCCCCGAGACGCTCACGCTCCCCGACCCAGCACGCCGCCGAAGCTCCTCTTACCGGCTGCCCAGTTTGTTCTCTTGGCCCAGCTCGTCCCAGAACGAGTGA